TGCCCTCGAGTGATCTATTAATTTTTAAAGTTATTTCGTCCTGAACACTCAATATCTCAGTAAGCCGCTCAGATTTTATTTCTTCAGGAACTTGCTCTTCCATCTGCGCAGCTTTTGTTAGTGGTCTCCGAGAAAACTTGAAAGCATATATTCCATCAAACTCTATTTCTTTAAGTGCATTTATTGTTTGCAAATGATCTTTTTCAGTTTCACCGGGAAAACCTGTGATAATGTCAGATGTAATTGCAATTCCAGGAATCTGTTTCCTGAGTTTAATAATTTTTTCTATATAATCACTATATGCATATCCTCTATTCATTTGTTTCAGTATTTTGCTTGAACCTGATTGCATTGGCAAATGAATATGCTCGCAAACTTTTGGTAATTGTGATATTGAATTTATAAGTTCATCTGAAAGATCTTTCGGGTGGGAAGTAACAAAACGTATTCTCTCGATTCCATCTATTGCATTAAGCTTTGTTAATAGTTCAGGAAAACTCACTTCGCTCTTGTAAGAATTAACATTTTGACCGAGAAGTGTAATTTCTTTATAACCTTTTTCAGCAAGCTCTGTTGCCTCATATACTATATTTTCATATGGTCTTGAACGTTCTCTACCTCTTGTGTAAGGCACGATACAGTAACTGCAAAAATTATTGCATCCATACATTATCGTAATCCATGCCCTTATTCTGCTCTCTCTCTCTTTTGGAAGGTCTATTATTGCTATTTCAGAATTATCATCTATAGCAATTTTGCTAAATTTATATTCTATTAAATCTTTTAATAGATGAATATTCTGTGGTCCTAAAATAAAATCGACATGAGATGCTTTTTTGAATATGTTTTTACCATCCTGTTGTGAAATACACCCAGCAACTGCTATCTGTAACGATGGTTTTCTTTTTTTGTGAGATTTCAATCTGCCAAGTTCACTATAAAATTTTTGCTCGGCTTTTTGCCTGATACTGCAAGTATTAAATATAATTAGGTCTGCAACTTTTGGATTATCTGTCCTGATATATCCTTCTTCTTTAAGAATACCAAGTATTTTTTCAGAATCATGAAAATTCATCTGGCATCCGAAAGTGCGTATATAAACACTCTTAGACATAGTTTAAATTTACCATGCATTATCTTTAGGTAGCAAGGTTGTAGTATTTATAACATAGTTAAGATATGAACTGTTCTTGAAATCTTATTCTTCTTAATTCTATTATATATAACATGTTTGGAACATTACTAAACAAGGTTTTTGGAACAAAAAATGAGCGCGAACTGAAACGTCTATGGCCTATTGTAGAACAAGTTAACAGTCTGGAAGCAACAGTTAAGAACCTCACAGATATCCAGCTCAGAGACAATACCGAAAAATTCAGAAAAAGACTCGAATCTGGTGAATCACTGGATGATATCCTTCCAGAGGCTTTTGCAACAGTTCGAGAGGCATCAAGACGAAAGCTTCAAATGAGGCACTTTGATGTGCAGATACTTGGTGGTATTGTTCTACACGAAGGCAAAATTGCTGAAATGAAAACTGGAGAGGGAAAAACTCTTGTGGCTACCCTACCCGTCTATCTGAATGCCCTGGAAAACAAAGGTGTTCATGTTGTAACTGTAAATGATTATCTTGCTAAAAGAGATACCCAATGGATGGGACCTGTTTATCATTTTCTTGGTTTATCAATCGGTGTTATTCAACATGATAGTTCTTTTTTGTTTGACCCTTCTTACTTTTCAAATGACAAGCGATTCGATTTTCTTAGGCCATGCACAAGAAAAGAGGCTTATTCAGCAGATATCACATACGGCACAAACAACGAATTTGGCTTTGATTACCTAAGGGATAATATGAAATATGACCTTTCGGAATATTGTCAAAGAGAATTAAATTATGCGATTGTTGATGAGGTTGATAGTATACTTATTGATGAAGCAAGAACACCTCTGATTATATCCGGACCTTCAGAAGAATCAACTGATAAATATTATAGAATTGATAAGATCATACCAAAGCTTAAAAAAGATGTTGATTATACTATTGATGAAAAAGCACGAACAGCGATTCTAACAGACGAAGGAAATATAAAAATTGAGAAAATGCTCGGAGTAGGTAATCTCTATGACCCATCTAATATTGAACTTGTTCATCATATTTTACAGGCTTTAAAAGCACACACGTTATTCAAAAGGGATGTTGATTATGTCATCAAAGATGGAGAGATTATCATAGTAGACGAATTTACAGGAAGACTTATGCCTGGAAGACGATGGTCTGATGGACTTCATCAAGCAATTGAGGCAAAAGAAGGTGTAAAAATCGAAAGTGAAAACCAGACGCTTGCAACAATAACTTTTCAGAACTACTTTAGAATGTATAACAAACTGGCAGGCATGACTGGTACCGCTGATACCGAAGCAGAAGAATTTGCCAAAATATATAATCTTGAAGTAATTGTAATCCCAACGAATAAACCAATGATACGCATAGATCATCCAGATCTCATTTATAAAACTGAAAAAGGTAAATTTAATGCTGTCCTTAAAGAGATTGAAGAACTTCACAAGAAAGGGCAGCCAATCCTTGTGGGAACAATTTCTATCGAGAAGTCAGAAATATTAAGTCATTTTCTTAAAAAAAGAGGAATACCACATTCTGTTTTAAACGCAAAATATCATGAAAGAGAAGCCGAGATTATTGCCCAGGCTGGGAGAAGCGGTTCTGTTACTATTGCAACAAATATGGCTGGACGAGGAACAGATATTATCCTTGGTGGTAATCCTGAAGGACTAACGAGGGAATTATTGAAAGATAAAAAAGATTATACTGAAGATGATTGGAAAGCCTCATTTATAAAAGCAGAGGAACTTTGTATAAAAGACAGAGAAAAAGTGGTTTCTCTTGGAGGACTTCATATAATCGGTACAGAACGTCATGAAGCAAGAAGAATAGATAATCAGCTCAGAGGACGTTCAGGAAGACAGGGAGACCCTGGTTCTTCGAGATTTTATCTTTCACTTCAAGACGATCTTATGCGAATTTTTGGGTCAGACAAAATTTCAGGCCTTATGGATAAACTCGGCATGGATGAAGATATGCCGATAGAAAACAAGATGGTTACAAAAGCTATCGAAAACGCACAGAAACGTGTTGAGGCGCACAATTTTGATATTAGAAAACATCTCATAGAATATGATGATGTAATGAATAAACAGAGAACAGAAATATATTCTTTCAGGAAGGATATTCTCCAGAGTTCAAACCTCAAGGAACGTTTATTCAACATGGCAGAGAGTATTGTTGAAGAGTTGCTGGATATTTACTGTCCAGAAGAAAAACACATCGATGATTGGGACTGGAAAGGACTCAAAGATGCTGTTTATAGTATATTTGCATTTATTATTGATATTGAAAATGCAGATAGAGAAAATCTCAGGGAATCACTTATTGCTGAGATAAAAAGTTTCTACGACAAAAAAGAATCAGAGATAGGCAGTGATGTTGTGAGATATCTCGAAAGAGTCATTATGCTACAGGTTATCGATACCCAGTGGAAAGACCATCTACTTGCCATGGATCATTTAAAGGAAGGCATTGGTCTTAGAGGCTATGGACAACGAGACCCTTTAGTTGAATACAAGAAAGAAGCTTTTGATTTATTTGCAGATATGACATCAAGAATTTCTACAGAAATCCTCTCACGTCTCTTTAAAATACAGGTTCAAAAAAGGGAAACAATAAAAAAAGAACCCGTGCGGCAGTTGCGATTAAGCTATAACAGGGGTGAAGGATCTTCAGGGGTTCAAACTGTTAAACGAGGGAGAAAGATCGGGAGAAACGATCCTTGCCCTTGTGGTAGTGGAAAAAAATACAAAAAATGTTGTGGAATAAATGCCTAAAATATTTTTAATTGGAAATATTGCACTCAGAGATGATATTGATGATGCACTCTCAACATCTGGCTTTTTTGTAACAAAGATAGAAAATTTTGATAAGGCATTATCCGTAAATTACAATGAAACAGATCTGCTAATTATAGATAAAAAACAATCCAGAGAGCCTTCACTCAGAAAACTTATTAAGATAACAAAGAATATACCCAAAATTATAATTTCAGAAAATCTCTCAACAAAAGGTTTTGGTTTCTGGCTCAAAGAACCTTTTACATATCCATTGTTTTCACCAGGTATTAAAGAAATTAAACATTTTATTGACAGGCTATTGCGAGAAAAAAAGACTTTTTTTGATAATACCAAATTAAAAAATGAACTATCTCTTGCACAACGTGAAATTAATTTTTATGAAGATGTAAGTAAAACACTCACATCTTCTCTTGATTTAGGCAATAGCCTTAAGAAAGTAATGGAAAGAATCAAAGATATGACCAAAGCAGAAGCTTGGTCAATACTTCTGATAGATCAGGAGACCGGTGATCTTGTATTTGAAAAGATGGAGAGCAAAAAAGCAAAAGTGATACGTAAATTCAGATTAAAAATAGGAGAAGGTATTGCAGGATGGGTTGCTCAGGAAGGAATCCCTCTTATTGTTCCAGATGTTACAAAAGATAAACGATTTTTTGGTGAGATAGATAAAGCTATACACTTCAAAACAAAATCTCTATTATGTGTGCCTATAAAAAGTCAAAATCAGGTAATAGGCGTTCTTGAACTTGTAAATAAGAAAACAGGAAATCCTTTTAAAAAAGATGACCTTGATTTGGTGATAAGAATAATTGATCAATTAGCAATAGCCATCGAAAGGACTTCGCTATATCAAAGGATGAAAGAACTTGCTATAACGGATGATTTAACAAAGCTCTTCAATACTCGATATCTGAACAGAACAATAGAAGTTGAGATTCAACGTGCAAGCAGATATAATACTTCTGTATCCTTGATATTCATGGACATCGATTATTTTAAGAATGTCAATGACCGTCATGGACATCTAATAGGTAGTAAGATTCTTGTTGAAATGGCACAGCTTCTTTTAAAAAGTTTACGAACAGTGGATATCGTTGCAAGATATGGTGGAGATGAATTTGTTATTGTGTTACCCCAGACATCTCCTGATGCTGCAGCTCAAATTGCTGAAAGAATGAGAAAGGCCATTGAAGATTATACTTTTCTAAAGAAGGAAGGTTACTTGCTTAAATTAACTGCAAGTTTCGGGGTTGCTTCATATCCAGAAAGTGCAAAAACGAAGGAGGATCTTATAAGACTTGCTGATGAAGCAATGTATAGAGTTAAATATCATACAAGGAATGCAGTTTATGCTATAGTATAAAATCATGGCATTATTTAATTACGCAACTAAAGAAATTACCATTAAAATAGTTTATTATGGCCCTGGACTAAGTGGTAAGACTACAAATCTTCAATATCTGCACTCTATTCTCAATCCAGAAACAAGAGGAAAACTTTTATCTCTTGCTACCGAAGCTGACAGAACTCTTTTCTTCGATTTTCTTCCGATAGAATTAGGTAAAATTAAAGATTTTTCTATACGTTTTCAACTCTACACCGTGCCAGGACAGGTTAGGTATAATGCAACAAGAAAACTTGTTCTGAAAGGTGCTGATGCTGTAGTTTTTGTTGCAGATTCACAGCGAGAGATGAAAGAACAGAATATCGAAAGTTTAAAAAATATGATGGAGAATCTTATTGCAAATAATATTAACCCTGAAGAAATCCCGATTCTCATGCAATACAACAAACGTGATTTACCTAACATTTTATCTATCGATGAATTGAATAAAGATCTTAATAATGATGGACGATATGAGTATAGAGAATCTGTTGCAATAAACGGGAAAGGTGTTGAAGATACCTTCCAATATATTACTAAGCTTGTTATTAAAAATATTGCACAACGACACAATATAGATCTCAAAGTTAAAGAAAAAGTTGAAGAACCTGTTATTGAAGGAAAGATTTCTGAAGATACTTC
The sequence above is a segment of the Nitrospirota bacterium genome. Coding sequences within it:
- the miaB gene encoding tRNA (N6-isopentenyl adenosine(37)-C2)-methylthiotransferase MiaB encodes the protein MSKSVYIRTFGCQMNFHDSEKILGILKEEGYIRTDNPKVADLIIFNTCSIRQKAEQKFYSELGRLKSHKKRKPSLQIAVAGCISQQDGKNIFKKASHVDFILGPQNIHLLKDLIEYKFSKIAIDDNSEIAIIDLPKERESRIRAWITIMYGCNNFCSYCIVPYTRGRERSRPYENIVYEATELAEKGYKEITLLGQNVNSYKSEVSFPELLTKLNAIDGIERIRFVTSHPKDLSDELINSISQLPKVCEHIHLPMQSGSSKILKQMNRGYAYSDYIEKIIKLRKQIPGIAITSDIITGFPGETEKDHLQTINALKEIEFDGIYAFKFSRRPLTKAAQMEEQVPEEIKSERLTEILSVQDEITLKINRSLEGTFHEILIEGHSKTDDNKLTGRTRTNKIVNIQKITLKEGKLITVKITKGKKHSLDGEPVSI
- the secA gene encoding preprotein translocase subunit SecA, producing the protein MFGTLLNKVFGTKNERELKRLWPIVEQVNSLEATVKNLTDIQLRDNTEKFRKRLESGESLDDILPEAFATVREASRRKLQMRHFDVQILGGIVLHEGKIAEMKTGEGKTLVATLPVYLNALENKGVHVVTVNDYLAKRDTQWMGPVYHFLGLSIGVIQHDSSFLFDPSYFSNDKRFDFLRPCTRKEAYSADITYGTNNEFGFDYLRDNMKYDLSEYCQRELNYAIVDEVDSILIDEARTPLIISGPSEESTDKYYRIDKIIPKLKKDVDYTIDEKARTAILTDEGNIKIEKMLGVGNLYDPSNIELVHHILQALKAHTLFKRDVDYVIKDGEIIIVDEFTGRLMPGRRWSDGLHQAIEAKEGVKIESENQTLATITFQNYFRMYNKLAGMTGTADTEAEEFAKIYNLEVIVIPTNKPMIRIDHPDLIYKTEKGKFNAVLKEIEELHKKGQPILVGTISIEKSEILSHFLKKRGIPHSVLNAKYHEREAEIIAQAGRSGSVTIATNMAGRGTDIILGGNPEGLTRELLKDKKDYTEDDWKASFIKAEELCIKDREKVVSLGGLHIIGTERHEARRIDNQLRGRSGRQGDPGSSRFYLSLQDDLMRIFGSDKISGLMDKLGMDEDMPIENKMVTKAIENAQKRVEAHNFDIRKHLIEYDDVMNKQRTEIYSFRKDILQSSNLKERLFNMAESIVEELLDIYCPEEKHIDDWDWKGLKDAVYSIFAFIIDIENADRENLRESLIAEIKSFYDKKESEIGSDVVRYLERVIMLQVIDTQWKDHLLAMDHLKEGIGLRGYGQRDPLVEYKKEAFDLFADMTSRISTEILSRLFKIQVQKRETIKKEPVRQLRLSYNRGEGSSGVQTVKRGRKIGRNDPCPCGSGKKYKKCCGINA
- a CDS encoding sensor domain-containing diguanylate cyclase — its product is MPKIFLIGNIALRDDIDDALSTSGFFVTKIENFDKALSVNYNETDLLIIDKKQSREPSLRKLIKITKNIPKIIISENLSTKGFGFWLKEPFTYPLFSPGIKEIKHFIDRLLREKKTFFDNTKLKNELSLAQREINFYEDVSKTLTSSLDLGNSLKKVMERIKDMTKAEAWSILLIDQETGDLVFEKMESKKAKVIRKFRLKIGEGIAGWVAQEGIPLIVPDVTKDKRFFGEIDKAIHFKTKSLLCVPIKSQNQVIGVLELVNKKTGNPFKKDDLDLVIRIIDQLAIAIERTSLYQRMKELAITDDLTKLFNTRYLNRTIEVEIQRASRYNTSVSLIFMDIDYFKNVNDRHGHLIGSKILVEMAQLLLKSLRTVDIVARYGGDEFVIVLPQTSPDAAAQIAERMRKAIEDYTFLKKEGYLLKLTASFGVASYPESAKTKEDLIRLADEAMYRVKYHTRNAVYAIV
- a CDS encoding GTPase domain-containing protein, with the protein product MALFNYATKEITIKIVYYGPGLSGKTTNLQYLHSILNPETRGKLLSLATEADRTLFFDFLPIELGKIKDFSIRFQLYTVPGQVRYNATRKLVLKGADAVVFVADSQREMKEQNIESLKNMMENLIANNINPEEIPILMQYNKRDLPNILSIDELNKDLNNDGRYEYRESVAINGKGVEDTFQYITKLVIKNIAQRHNIDLKVKEKVEEPVIEGKISEDTSMVEPIYEEPVEAASIIDTIEESPVTEKKITDEIIVESRTQPIDQALEESGKTKEVVIKEIREVPVFSDEKLNKITDAIQEVLRELRELKSIISAGQSGMNDFRQIISSTVAGFNEIKKEQKEILESLKNINKNFENLKEKKSWFKFF